The Streptomyces laurentii region TTCATGGGCCCAACCTACCGGACCGGCACATCCCCCTGAAATGGCGGTATTACCCAAAGTTACACGCCACCAATCGAGCTATCCGAACGATCACAAAACAGACAGAGGGGTTTACAACGGCACCGTAGGTGGCATGTCGATTGCGCCGACGTGCGAATCCCCGAGCGCACACTGAGCGAAAGGCCCTGGCGCTTATGAACACCACGGTCAGCTGCGAGCTGCACCTGCGCCTCGTTGTGTCGAGCGAGTCCTCACTGCCTGTACCCGCGGGCCTGCGGTATGACACGGCCGATCCGTATGCCGTGCACGCCACCTTCCACACCGGAGCCGAGGAGACGGTCGAGTGGGTCTTCGCCCGCGACCTTCTCGCCGAGGGGCTGCACCGGCCCACCGGCACGGGCGACGTCCGGGTCTGGCCGTCCCGCAGCCACGGTCAGGGAGTCGTCTGCATCGCACTGAGTTCCCCGGAGGGCGAGGCCCTTCTCGAGGCCCCCGCGAGGGCCCTGGAGTCGTTCCTCAAGCGAACCGACGCCGCGGTGCCGCCCGGCACCGAACACCGGCACTTCGACCTGGATACGGAGCTCTCCCACATCCTGGCCGACAGCTGAGGCGGCCGGAGAGCAGCCCGGCGCCGTCCGACTCGGGGAGACGGCGCCGCGCGGAGAGCCGCACGGGATGTCCTTCGGCGTCCTCCCCCGCGCGTCCGGCGCGGCGGAGGGCGCCGTTGCCCGTTTCCGGGTCACGCTAGAGTCAGCGCAATTCCGCGGGCGCCCGCCCGTACCCGGCCAGGGAGCGAATCGTGCTGATCCCTCACGACACCCGCACCGCCCTCGACACCGTCGTCGACTTGATGAACACCGCGCCCCAGGGCGCCGGAGACGACGACCTGCTGGACGTCCAGGCCCTGCGGTCCTTCGTCCGCGGCCACAAGATCAGCGACGTGGGCGAGTTGGGGACCGGGGACCTGCGGGCCGTCCTGGAGGTGCGCGAGCGCTTCACCGCGGTCTTCTCGGCGCCCGACGCCCGGATCGCGGCCACCCTGATCAACCAGCTGGTCGCCGCCGCCGGCACCACCCCGCAGCTGACCGACCACGACGGCTACGACTGGCACGTGCACTACTTCGCGCCCGGTGCCTCCGTCGCCGACCATCTGGCCGCCGACTGCGGCATGGCGCTGGCCTTCATCGTCGTCGCGGGCGAACAGGAGCGGCTGCGGCGCTGCGAGGCCCCGGACTGCGGCCGCGCCTTCGTCGACCTCTCCCGCAACCGCTCGCGCCGCTACTGCGACAGCCGTACCTGCGGCAATCGGCTGCACGTGGCCGCGTACCGCGCGCGCCGCAAGGAAGCCGCGGGCTGACCCGGCAGGCCGGCGCGCGCCCGGCCCCTCCGCCCGCACCCGTCACCGGGCTCACAACAGGAACAGATCGTGCACGGCGGCCATGAGAATCAGGCCGCCGACCACGGTCAGGAAGATCATCAACGGTGGCTGGGAGAGGGCGAACAGACAGCCGCGCGGCTCCTCGGAGGGAGGCGGTGCGGCAGGACGGTGAGCGGGATCCCGCGAGGTATCGAGCATGGCGCGTGGATGATTGCGCACTGAGAGGCCTCGAAAGCCCGTAAACGGCTCCTGGCCAGCACGGTTCACTCCATCCCGTGGACCCCGGAATCGAGAAGCGTCAGAACCGGTCGGACCGTGACGCGGTCATGGTCATATTCCGTGCTTCTTCAGAATCGCCTCGATGTCGCTGAAGTCGTCCTCACCGGACGTGGCCTGCTGCGGCTTCGCCGGCGCGCTCCGGCGGCCCGCGCCGAGCGACGGCGCCGAGGCGGCGGGTGCCGCGGGAGCGGCGGCTCTGCCGGTCTTGCCCCCGGTCACCTCGCCGCGCCCGGCCCGGCGCCGCTCGACCGCCCGCACGGACGAGAAGAGCAGCCAGGACAGGCCGAGGATGCCGAAGCCGATCCAGACCGTCGGGTTGAACGTCAGCGCGTTCGCCACCCAGTCGATCGCGCCCGTCATCACCAGGCCGAGCGGCACCAGCGCGTAGGCGGCGATCCGGGTCGCGGTCAGGAACCGCTTGCGGTAGGCCGTGATCGCGGCGACGCCCAGGCCCGCCGCGGACACCGCGGAGCAAATGGTCTCGGCAAGCATGCGATCCTCCTGAACCCGGGCGATACGTCCCTTCCATCCTGCACCGCGAGGCCCGTCGGGGGCCATGCTTCCGGCGCCGGATCAGGGAGATCTCCGGGTCGTCCCCCAGGGAACGGCCAATGCGAGACTCTTCCCATGAACGAGTCCACCACCCCCGCCTCCCCCGTCGTCCTGGAAACCTGGTTCGACCTGCAGTGCCCCGACTGCTTCACGGCCCTCGCCGACCTGGACGCGCTGCGCGAGAAGTACGGCGAGCGTCTCGACGTCCAGCTGCGCCACTTCCCGCTGTCCAAGAACAAGCACGCCTACGCCGCCGCCCAGGCCGCCGAGGAGGCGTACGCCCAGGGCAAGGGCCGGGCGTACACGGAGGCGCTGCTCGCCCGGACCGAGCAGCTGCGCGACCGCGGCGAGCCGGTGCTCCTGGAGGTGGCGCGCGAGCTCGGGCTGGACGCCGAGGAGTTCGACACCGCCCTGATCGACGGCCGGCATCTGCTCACCGTCGACGCCGACCAGGCCGAGGGCCAGGCCCTGAAGGTCACCGGCACCCCGACCTACGTCATCGGCGGCGAGCGGCTGGACGGCGGCAAGAGCCAGGAGGGACTGCGCGCCCGCATCGAGGAGATCGCCGACCGCCTCCTGGCGGGCTGACCGCGGCCCCCGTCACACCCGCCGCCGGCCGGTCAGACCAGCTTCTTCGACTGGTTCACCTGCGTCGTGCGGTAGCCCAGCGACTCGTAGAGCCGGATCGCCGGGGTGTTGCCCGCGAAGACGTGCAGTCCGAGCAGGCGCTCCCCGGCCTCGACCGCGCCGCGCTCGGCAAGCAGCATCAGCGCCCGGCCGTAGCCGTGGCCGCGCCACTCCTCCGCGACCTCGATGTCGTACACGTAGCCGCCCCGCGTCCCGGGCTCCAGCTCGCGGACGCCGGTCCAGATCCAGCCGACGATCCGGCCGTCCTTGACCGCCACGTTCATGAACAGGCCCTCGCTGGCGAGGCCGTCCGGCATCAGCTCCCGGTGGCTGGCCTCCGCCTTCGCCCGGGCCTGCTCCTCCGGCACCCCGCGGTCGATCCAGCTCTGGGCGAAGTTCTCCCTGGCCCGAGGCTCCCAGTCGGCGAACTCGGCCGGGGTCATCGGGCGGACCTCGACGCCCTCGGGCAGCTCCGGCGGCGCCTCGGGAAGGTCCTTGACCATGTTCCGGCTGCGCTCGGTGTAGCCGAGCGACTCCGCCATGCTCAGCGCGGGCGCGGCGTCGGCCGGGACCGATATCCCCACCTCGTGGCAGCCCCAGCCGCGCAGCACCTCCTCGGCGGCGAGCACCGCGACCGTGCCGCGGCCGCGGCCGCGGTCCGGTTCGTCGACCTCGAGTCCGCGGATGATCGCCATGGTGGCGCCGAAACCGGCGTCGTCGGTCAGGAGGTGGACGGCGCCGACCCGGCGGCTGTTCACGCAGATGTCGTAGGTACGCGAACGGCCGCCGTCGGCGGATTGCTGGAGCGGCTCGGTCGGCCGCAGAGTGGTGGTCATCACCGGTGTTCTACCCACTCGACCACCTGCCCGTCATCCGGATTTATCCGGGCCGCCCGAGCCGAGCGGGTCAACCGAGCTTCGGGTCCCGGTCGTGGGCCGCCCGCTCGGCGAAGATGCGCATGGCCTTGGCGGTGACCGGCCCCGGCGCCCCGGCCAGCTCCCGCTCGTCGGTCCGGCGCACGGCCTGGATGTCGCGCAGGGTCGAGGTCAGGAAGATCTCGTCGGCGCTGTCCAGGATCTCCAGCGGCAGATCGGTCTCCTCGGCGCCGGTCCACTCGACGGCGAGGGCGCGGGTGATGCCCGCGAGGCAGCCGGAGGAGACGGGCGGGGTGAGGACGCGGCCGTCGACGACCACGAAGACGTTGGAGCCGGTGCCCTCGCACAGCTGCCCCACCGTGTTGGCGAACAGGGCCTCGGAGGCACCCCGCTCGCGCGCCCGCGCGAGGGCGACGACGTTCTCGGCGTACGAGGTGGTCTTGAGGCCGGTGAGCGCGCCGCGCTCGTTGCGGGTCCACGGGACGGTGATCACGGCCGTGGTGTCCGGGCGGCGGCCGGTCTCGCCGAGCGCCACGACCAGGGTCGGGCCGGTCCCGCCACGCTCGGAGCCGAGCGGGGAGAGCCCGCCGGTGTACGTGATCCGGAGCCTTCCGAGCTCCATCGGGTTCGCCTCCAGGACGGCGGCGCAGGCGCGGCGGACCTCGTCGAGGTCCGGGTCGGGCAGGCCGAGGCCGCGGGCGGAGCGGGTCAGCCGCTCCAGGTGAAGGGTGAGGGCGAAGGTCTCGCCGCGTTCGGCCTTGACCGTCTCGAAGATGCCGTCGCCGACGGTCAGACCGTGGTCGAGGACGGACACCAGCGCGTCCCCGGCATCGTGCAGTGCGCCGTTGACCCAGAGTTTCATCGGGATATGGCCTTTCCGTTCGCCCCGGACTCCACCGAGTGATCCGAGGACACCTCGGACTCTTCCGACGCTATCGCGACCAGGCGGGACGCCTTCAGTTCGGTCTCGTCCCACTCGCGCTCCGGGTCGGAGCCCCAGGTGATGCCCGCTCCGGTGCCGAAGCGCAGCGCGCCCGCGGCCCGGTCGATCCAGAAGGTGCGGATGCCGACGGCCAGCTCGGCGGTGCGCCGGTCGGCGTCGACCCAGCCGATGCCGCCGCAGTACGGACCGCGCGGCGCGGTCTCCAGGGCCTCGATGATCCGCAGCGCGCTGGACTTGGGGGCGCCGGTGACCGAGCCGGGCGGGAAGGTGGCGGCCAGCAGCGCGGCCCAGCCGGCCCCGTCGCGCAGCTCGCCGCTCACGGTGGAGACGAGGTGGACGAGACCGGGGTGGTCCTCGACGGCGCACAGCGCGGGCACGGTGACGGACCCGGTGGCGCAGACGCGG contains the following coding sequences:
- a CDS encoding sporulation and cell division protein ssgA (Streptomyces sporulation and cell division protein,SsgA; pfam04686;~identified by MetaGeneAnnotator; putative;~sporulation and cell division protein SsgA [Streptomyces griseoflavus Tu4000]), which codes for MNTTVSCELHLRLVVSSESSLPVPAGLRYDTADPYAVHATFHTGAEETVEWVFARDLLAEGLHRPTGTGDVRVWPSRSHGQGVVCIALSSPEGEALLEAPARALESFLKRTDAAVPPGTEHRHFDLDTELSHILADS
- a CDS encoding hypothetical protein (CGNR zinc finger; pfam11706;~DUF1470 domain-containing protein [Streptomyces fulvissimus DSM40593];~Protein of unknown function (DUF1470); pfam07336;~UniProt-pubmed:11572948; UniProt-pubmed:20624727; UniProt-pubmed:21463507; UniProt-pubmed:18375553; UniProt-pubmed:12000953; UniProt-pubmed:20064060; UniProt-pubmed:21551298;~identified by MetaGeneAnnotator; putative), which translates into the protein MLIPHDTRTALDTVVDLMNTAPQGAGDDDLLDVQALRSFVRGHKISDVGELGTGDLRAVLEVRERFTAVFSAPDARIAATLINQLVAAAGTTPQLTDHDGYDWHVHYFAPGASVADHLAADCGMALAFIVVAGEQERLRRCEAPDCGRAFVDLSRNRSRRYCDSRTCGNRLHVAAYRARRKEAAG
- a CDS encoding hypothetical protein (identified by MetaGeneAnnotator; putative;~predicted protein [Streptomyces roseosporus NRRL15998]), which encodes MRNHPRAMLDTSRDPAHRPAAPPPSEEPRGCLFALSQPPLMIFLTVVGGLILMAAVHDLFLL
- a CDS encoding hypothetical protein (Hypothetical protein XNR_5312 [Streptomyces albus J1074];~identified by MetaGeneAnnotator; putative); translated protein: MLAETICSAVSAAGLGVAAITAYRKRFLTATRIAAYALVPLGLVMTGAIDWVANALTFNPTVWIGFGILGLSWLLFSSVRAVERRRAGRGEVTGGKTGRAAAPAAPAASAPSLGAGRRSAPAKPQQATSGEDDFSDIEAILKKHGI
- a CDS encoding protein-disulfide isomerase (DSBA-like thioredoxin domain; pfam01323;~Protein-disulfide isomerase [Streptomyces venezuelae ATCC10712];~Thioredoxin; cl17273;~identified by MetaGeneAnnotator; putative), yielding MNESTTPASPVVLETWFDLQCPDCFTALADLDALREKYGERLDVQLRHFPLSKNKHAYAAAQAAEEAYAQGKGRAYTEALLARTEQLRDRGEPVLLEVARELGLDAEEFDTALIDGRHLLTVDADQAEGQALKVTGTPTYVIGGERLDGGKSQEGLRARIEEIADRLLAG
- a CDS encoding acetyltransferase (Acetyltransferase (GNAT) family; pfam00583;~Coenzyme A binding pocket [chemical binding];~N-Acyltransferase superfamily: Various enzymes that characteristically catalyzethe transfer of an acyl group to a substrate; cd04301;~acetyltransferase [Streptomyces venezuelae ATCC10712];~identified by MetaGeneAnnotator; putative); protein product: MTTTLRPTEPLQQSADGGRSRTYDICVNSRRVGAVHLLTDDAGFGATMAIIRGLEVDEPDRGRGRGTVAVLAAEEVLRGWGCHEVGISVPADAAPALSMAESLGYTERSRNMVKDLPEAPPELPEGVEVRPMTPAEFADWEPRARENFAQSWIDRGVPEEQARAKAEASHRELMPDGLASEGLFMNVAVKDGRIVGWIWTGVRELEPGTRGGYVYDIEVAEEWRGHGYGRALMLLAERGAVEAGERLLGLHVFAGNTPAIRLYESLGYRTTQVNQSKKLV
- a CDS encoding aminodeoxychorismate lyase (ADCL_like: 4-Amino-4-deoxychorismate lyase: is a member of the fold-type IV of PLP dependent enzymes that converts 4-amino-4-deoxychorismate (ADC) to p-aminobenzoate and pyruvate. Based onthe information available from the crystal structure, most...; cd01559;~Aminodeoxychorismate lyase [Streptomyces venezuelae ATCC10712];~Branched-chain amino acid aminotransferase/4-amino-4-deoxychorismate lyase [Amino acid transportand metabolism / Coenzyme metabolism]; COG0115;~catalytic residue [active];~identified by MetaGeneAnnotator; putative;~pyridoxal 5'-phosphate binding site [chemical binding]) — protein: MKLWVNGALHDAGDALVSVLDHGLTVGDGIFETVKAERGETFALTLHLERLTRSARGLGLPDPDLDEVRRACAAVLEANPMELGRLRITYTGGLSPLGSERGGTGPTLVVALGETGRRPDTTAVITVPWTRNERGALTGLKTTSYAENVVALARARERGASEALFANTVGQLCEGTGSNVFVVVDGRVLTPPVSSGCLAGITRALAVEWTGAEETDLPLEILDSADEIFLTSTLRDIQAVRRTDERELAGAPGPVTAKAMRIFAERAAHDRDPKLG